A window from Suncus etruscus isolate mSunEtr1 chromosome 18, mSunEtr1.pri.cur, whole genome shotgun sequence encodes these proteins:
- the C18H6orf132 gene encoding uncharacterized protein C6orf132 homolog: MKKSQTVQGTFSKLFGKRHAPPANSASLYATNPPWIFAQEAPDEGARDLDGIYYGEGRFNTVSESGTATLKARPRVRPLLTFLPLNAQENHGLAVPTPSVPEDFANKQVTGSGSLVNGNLRLYSSVGDLRPGYYGQDPLIPPPPPGPAPRPPLDLDASPPGGESPPPPPPSTAPPPPPLLLEPSTPPNMAPPTPLGLGALSPSSALPSPTTPTPPDFIPPAPPLAIPPPPPLPAPAPPAPESPHPTGTRLFPPGGVTKWKSEVALNGRQPEGPRTSPPRSPAEPKGSSPGPKAESHLTFPRSLKVPPPTPVRTSSIPVPETQDYAPEESGGVTKQVPSRLPLPPSFHIRPASHVYSDSTPESAGPGESGELASPRKSGPQAWTREQAQTPPPAPPLPPPAPPLPPPAPPLPPAAPPLPSAEKASPPHEGFTKKPKPSSPAPKPKPKPSPPSPEDTEPTAATQDAGAWDPGQMEKLRNELAAYLCGARRDERSAGQRSGPSGAPQGKEGKKDPSPVKKETPPSLPEKEVPPNVPEKTPHSLPAREATPGLTLPPVDYAPQETAAPSVRQIRNELEARLTSSTEKEAKPSLGSLPPKPRLENRAENGWVSKLGARNPSPPSTTPRLASASQTQDTSGAPTPPKALPGSVPSEPVSPPKAVPGPATPPPTTPSWRTAEKTPVLATGQWKKPGGPGLGESAQPEAQTPKSPSPGAGSSPALPPKKASLYQPHHSHDSPPEVAEERAWTGGPRKDPQDLPTRSVAQDEPLRHPVTGEVVERGSPMALLLAARQRAQKGRSGGALGRSSLPGSLRGHGTWQSEAGSDSIFYNQGRPNSFTVVPKMPREAEKESPKLQAAGPGQWKSPQPHRDPEAAEPGRGHSWTKGEPQGTVVKARAGLKAFSSPPSPSYGQGDGSEDEDLGFSFEVIPPPPEFSSDPEPAAPVLQYPGRTTNNHLSDLGTPRSFARPMVAPGPLSSRTGGLERFSGTGRSLIKKRLYVGEPSRGPGLPRGGTARSLSTPNCFGPPPTGPEMMRRVHSAGRAAPGGLHARRMSLEGAARGEAKFKASSNGGRDYGNVPTASRTPHNTPHYGSPINTFTVRPGTRHPISYAYSGTHRKAMS, from the exons AATGCTCAGGAGAACCATGGGCTGGCTGTGCCCACTCCTTCTGTCCCAGAAGACTTTGCAAACAAACAAGTGACAG gCTCCGGCTCACTAGTCAACGGCAACCTCCGCTTGTACAGCTCCGTGGGGGACTTAAGACCTGGGTACTATGGCCAGGACCCACTCATCCCACCACCTCCCCCAGGCCCAGCTCCGCGGCCACCCCTGGACCTGGACGCTTCACCACCTGGGGGGGAGTCCCCTCCACCCCCGCCCCCCTCCACAGCCCCACCACCTCCACCCCTGCTACTGGAACCCTCAACCCCACCTAACATGGCCCCCCCTACACCCCTAGGATTGGGGGCCCTGTCCCCCTCCTCGGCCCTGCCGTCCCCTACCACACCCACCCCTCCTGACTTCATTCCCCCCGCCCCACCCTTGGCcattccaccaccaccccctttgCCAGCCCCAGCTCCTCCGGCCCCAGAGTCCCCTCACCCAACAGGGACTCGCCTCTTTCCTCCTGGGGGTGTCACCAAGTGGAAGTCGGAGGTCGCACTGAATGGCCGGCAGCCAGAGGGCCCCCGAACCAGCCCCCCCAGGAGCCCCGCAGAGCCCAAGGGCAGCTCCCCGGGACCCAAGGCAGAGTCCCACCTCACTTTCCCCCGCTCACTCAAAGTGCCTCCCCCAACCCCAGTCCGGACTTCGTCCATCCCAGTGCCAGAAACACAGGATTACGCTCCAGAGGAAAGTGGTGGGGTCACCAAGCAGGTTCCCAGCCGGCTCCCACTGCCTCCCAGCTTCCATATCCGACCCGCATCTCACGTTTACTCAGACAGCACCCCTGAGTCAGCAGGCCCCGGGGAGTCCGGGGAGCTGGCTAGTCCCAGGAAGAGTGGGCCCCAGGCCTGGACCAGGGAGCAAGCTCAGACTCCACCCCCAGCCCCACCCCTGCCCCCTCCtgcacccccactcccaccccctgcACCCCCTCTTCCCCCTGCTGCCCCTCCTTTACCTTCTGCCGAGAAGGCCTCTCCTCCCCATGAAGGCTTCACGAAAAAGCCCAAACCCAGCTCTcctgcccccaaacccaaacccaaacccagcCCGCCCAGTCCAGAGGACACCGAACCCACCGCCGCCACCCAGGACGCTGGGGCATGGGACCCCGGGCAGATGGAGAAGCTGCGGAACGAGCTGGCCGCCTACCTCTGTGGTGCCCGGAGGGACGAGCGCTCTGCTGGCCAGCGTTCGGGGCCCTCAGGGGCTCCCCAGGGAAAGGAGGGCAAGAAGGATCCCAGTCCTGTAAAAAAGGAGacacctccaagcctgccagagaagGAGGTGCCTCCAAATGTTCCTGAGAAGACCCCACACAGTCTGCCAGCGAGGGAGGCCACCCCAGGCCTGACCCTCCCACCTGTGGACTATGCCCCCCAAGAGACCGCAGCTCCCAGTGTCCGGCAGATCAGGAATGAGCTGGAGGCTCGGCTGACCTCATCCACGGAGAAGGAGGCCAAGCCCAGCCTGGGGTCTCTGCCCCCCAAACCTCGGCTGGAAAACAGAGCTGAGAACGGCTGGGTCTCCAAGTTGGGGGCCAGAAATCCATCACCACCCTCCACGACCCCTCGGCTGGCCTCAGCATCACAGACTCAGGACACCTCTGGGGCCCCTACACCTCCCAAGGCCCTGCCTGGCTCTGTCCCATCGGAGCCCGTGTCACCTCCTAAAGCTGTGCCAGGACCTGCCACACCTCCGCCCACCACACCGTCCTGGCGGACAGCAGAGAAAACTCCAGTCCTGGCTACTGGGCAGTGGAAGAAGCCAGGAGGGCCTGGCCTTGGGGAATCGGCTCAACCAGAGGCACAAACCCCGAAGTCTCCCTCACCTGGAGCTGGCTCGTCTCCAGCCCTCCCACCTAAGAAAGCCAGCCTCTACCAGCCCCATCACAGCCACGACAGTCCCCCAGAGGTGGCTGAAGAACGTGCCTGGACAGGAGGCCCCAGGAAGGACCCCCAGGACCTGCCCACCAGGTCTGTGGCCCAGGATGAACCTCTCAGGCACCCCGTGACGGGTGAGGTGGTGGAGCGAGGTTCGCCCATGGCCCTGCTCCTCGCTGCCAGGCAGCGGGCACAGAAGGGCAGGTCAGGAGGGGCACTAGGCCGGTCCTCGCTGCCAGGGAGCCTTCGGGGCCACGGCACCTGGCAGTCAGAGGCAGGCTCCGACAGCATCTTCTACAACCAGGGCCGGCCCAACTCCTTCACGGTGGTCCCCAAGATGCCCAGGGAGGCCGAGAAGGAGTCCCCGAAGCTGCAGGCCGCTGGGCCGGGCCAGTGGAAGTCACCCCAGCCCCACAGGGACCCCGAGGCCGCAGAGCCAGGCAGGGGGCACAGCTGGACGAAGGGGGAGCCCCAGGGGACTGTCGTGAAGGCCCGAGCGGGGCTCAAGGCCTTCTCATCCCCGCCTTCACCCTCCTACGGGCAGGGGGACGGCAGCGAGGACGAGGACTTGGGGTTCAGCTTTGAGGTCATCCCCCCACCGCCCGAGTTCAGCAGCGACCCAGAACCTGCTGCCCCAGTTCTGCAGTATCCGGGCCGGACCACCAACAACCACTTGTCAGACTTGGGGACACCCCGAAGTTTTGCCCGCCCCATGGTGGCACCAGGGCCACTGTCCAGCAGGACCGGAGGCCTGGAGCGCTTCTCGGGCACAGGCCGGTCGCTCATCAAGAAGCGCCTGTATGTCGGGGAGCCTTCTCGAGGCCCAGGGCTGCCCCGTGGGGGCACAGCCCGCAGCCTCAGCACCCCCAATTGCTTTGGGCCGCCTCCCACGGGCCCTGAGATGATGCGGCGTGTCCACTCGGCCGGACGCGCGGCCCCCGGAGGGCTGCACGCACGCAGGATGTCGCTGGAGGGTGCTGCTCGTGGGGAGGCCAAGTTCAAGGCCAGCAGCAATGGAGGCAGAGACTATGGCAATGTCCCCACCGCCAGCAG GACTCCCCACAACACCCCCCACTATGGAAGCCCCATCAACACGTTCACCGTGAGACCTGGGACGCGTCACCCCATCTCCTATGCCTACTCGGGCACCCACCGGAAAGCTATGTCCTGA